CTGAAAAGCGTCCCGACAGGGACAGAACGGACGCCGTCGGCATCGTCCCCGATGTTCGTCTACTCCCTGGGCGGGAGTGGTCATCGGCGGCAGTCGTCCTTGCGGAGGAGCACATCCGTGCTCGAACAGTGCGGTAATGGAGACAGGGCCCGTACTGTGGGTTCTGTTGGAGTGCTGGAGCTCAGTTCGTCAGAAGGGGGCGCGCGAAGCCCATGAGCGGTGTCATGAAGCGTATGGGGATGATCTTCCGCGCGAAGGCAAACAAGGCCCTTGACCGGGCCGAGGATCCGCGCGAGACCCTCGATTACTCGTACCAGAAGCAGCTGGAGCTGCTCCAGAAGGTACGCCGCGGAGTCGCCGACGTGGCGACCTCGCGCAAGCGCCTGGAGCTGCAGCTGAACCAGCTGCAGGGACAGTCGTCCAAGCTGGAGGACCAGGGGCGCAAGGCGCTCGCGCTCGGCCGCGAGGACCTGGCCCGCGAGGCGCTGTCGAGGCGCGCCGCCCTCCAGCAACAGGTCACGGACCTGGAGACGCAGCACCGGACGCTGCAGGGTGAGGAGGAGAAGCTCACTCTGGCGGCGCAGCGCCTGCAGGCCAAGGTGGACGCCTTCCGCACGAAGAAGGAGACCATCAAGGCCACCTACACCGCGGCCCAGGCCCAGACCCGGATCGGCGAGGCCTTCTCCGGCATCTCCGAGGAGATGGGCGACGTCGGCCTGGCGATCCAGCGGGCCGAGGACAAGACGCAGCAGCTCCAGGCGCGTGCGGGAGCCATCGACGAGCTGCTGGCCTCCGGCGCGCTCGACGACCCGTCCGGCACGGCGAAGGACGACATTGCCGCCGAGCTGGACCGCATCTCCGGTGGTACGGATGTGGAGCTGGAACTGCAGCGCATGAAGGCCGAGCTGGCCGGCGGTTCCGCCGGGCAGCAGCAGGCCATCGAGGGCGGCGCCGAGGACGCGGCACCGCAGTCGCAGCAGTCCCCGCACAAGTTCGACAAGCAGTGAGGGCGGCGTCATGATCGTACGGATCATGGGGGAGGGCCAGGTCGTACTGGCCGACAGTCATGTCGCCGAGCTGAACAAGCTCGACGACATACTCCTCGCGGAGATGGAGAGCGGAGACGGACCCGGCTTCCGGACCACGCTCCACGCGCTTCTGGACAAGGTGCGCGAGCTCGGCGCGCCTCTCCCGGACGACTCCCTGGAGCCGTCCGAACTGATCCTTCCGGCACCTGACGCCACGCTCGAAGAGGTGCGTTCCATGCTCCGCGACGACGGGCTGATCCCCGGCTGACCGGAGCCGCCCGCTCCACACTCCCCGCGATGCCCCGCCCGGTCCGGCGCGGGGCACCGTGCTGTTCCGGGCGTCCGTACGGTCGCCTGTCGGCGCACGGACGATTCCCGCGCTGTGACGGCGTCCGGACCGCCCCGTCGACGACACGCCGTACCGTTGCTCGACGTGACCACCCTCGGAACCGGGTTCGTGCGGCCCCGCCGCTGGCTGCGCGGCCATCCCCTCGCCTTCGACCGGGGGCTGGCGGCAGCCGTGCTCGTCTGCATGATCTGCGCGGCGTTCGCCGAGCCGGACCCGGGCCACGGGCCCGTCTTCCACGCCCGTCCCCCCGGACCGTTCAGCATGCTGCTGATGGTCCTCGCCGCCGTGGCCCTCGTCCTGCGCCGGCGCAGGCCCGTCGCCGTGCTCGCCGTGACGGGACTGCTGTCCGCCGTCGGGTTCCTCCTGACGGATCCGCCCGCCCCCGTGGTGCTGAGCGTGGTCCTCGCGCTGTTCACCGTCGCGTCCCGCACTGACCGCCCCACCACCTGGCGTGCCGGCCTGCTGACCATGCTGGTGCTGACCATGGCGGCGATGGTGGTCGGCCCGACGCCCTGGTACAGCCAGGAGAACGTCGGGGTGCTCGCCTGGACGGGGCTGGCCTGCGCCGCCGGGGACGCGGTGCGCAGCAGGCGCGCGTTCATCGACGCGATCAGGGAACGGGCCGAACGCGCGGAGCGCACCCGCGAGGAGGAGGCCCGCCGCCGGGTCGCCGAGGAGCGCCTTCGGATCGCCAGGGACCTCCACGACGTCGTCGCCCACCACATCGCCCTGGTCAACGTGCAGGCCGGGGTCGCCGCCCATGTGATGGACAAGCGCCCCGACCAGGCGAAGGAGGCACTCGCCCACGTGCGGGAGGCCAGCCGCTCCGCGCTCAACGAGCTCCGGGCCACGGTCGGGCTGCTGCGCCAGTCCGGCGACCCGGAGGCGCCCACGGAACCCGCCCCGGGTCTCGCCGTCCTCGACGCGCTGGTCGACACCTTCCGCAACGCCGGGCTCCCCGTCGAGGTGGCCTGCACCGATCCGGACAGTCCGCTGCCCGCGGCGGCCGACCTCGCCGCCTACCGGATCATCCAGGAGGCCCTGACCAACGTGCGCAAGCACGCGGGCGCCGGCGCCAAGGCCGAGGTGAGTGTCGTACGCGTCGGAGGGACCGCGGAGATAACCGTGATCGACGATGGCGGCGGGCAGGCCCCCCGCCGGGCCCCTGACGACGGGGGCGGGCACGGCCTGATCGGCATGCGCGAGCGTGTCACCGCCCTCGGCGGCACCCTCACGGCCGCACCCCGTTACGGGGGCGGCTTCAGGGTCCATGCGATCCTGCCCCTCACGTCCCGCACACACGCGCCGGAGCGGCCGGACACGGCGGGCACGACGGGGGGATGCGCATGACGCCCATCAAGGTGCTGCTCGCCGACGACCAGGCACTGCTGCGCAGCGCGTTCCGGGTGCTGGTCGACTCCGAGTCGGACATGCAGGTCGTCGGGGAGGCCGCCGACGGGGCGGAGGCCGTGGCACTGGCCCGCTCGACGCGCGCCGACGTCGTGCTGATGGACATCCGCATGCCGGGCACCGACGGGCTCACCGCGACCAGGATGATCAGCGCGGACCCGGACCTGGCGGGCGTACGGATCGTCATGCTCACCACCTTCGAGGTGGACGAGTACGTGGTGCAGTCCCTGCGTGCCGGCGCGTCCGGCTTCCTGGGCAAGGGCGCGGAGCCGGACGAACTGCTCAACGCCATCCGTGTCGCCGCGGCCGGTGAGGCGCTGCTCTCCCCGGTCGCGACCAAGGGCCTCATCGCCAGCTTCCTCGCCCAGGGCGGCAGCGCCGGGGAGGGGCCGGACGGGGCGGAGTACTCCGAGCGCCTCGCCGCGCTCACGGGGCGCGAGCGGGAGGTGCTCGTCCAGGTCGCGGGCGGGCACTCCAACGACCAGATCGCGGACCGCCTCGTCGTCAGCCCCCTCACCGTGAAGACCCATGTGAACCGGGCCATGGCGAAGCTGGGCGCGCGGGACCGGGCGCAATTGGTCGTCATTGCATACGAATCGGGCCTGGTGCGCCCCAGGGTGGAGTGACGGGTGTAGATCCGGCTACTCCAGCTGCGGTATGCGCGGCCCGGGAAAGTAACCCGGGGGCCGACGACTTCGCCCGCGGACCCGGCGATCGTATAGGTGGGCGGTCTGTGTCCCCTGTGATCACCGGCGTGAGCACGCACGGTGCACCGACGTGAGCACCGGCAGCCGCCCACCTGCCGCGTACGCCACAGAAGAGAGACCCACCCATGTCCTGGCTGTCCAGATTCAGCCTCGCGCAACGGGCTTTGATCGGACTGATCTCGATCGTCGCGCTCGTTTTCGGAGCGATCGCGATCCCGCAGCTCAAGCAGCAGCTGCTGCCCACCATCGAACTCCCCATGGTGTCGGTGCTGGCGCCCTACCAGGGTGCGTCCCCCGACGTGGTCGAGAAGCAGGTCGTCGAACCCCTCGAGAACGCCATCAAGGCCGTCGACGGCGTCGAGGGCATCACCTCGACCGCCAGCGAGGGCAACGCCGTCATCATGGCGAGCTTCGACTTCGGCGACGAGGGCACCAAGCAGCTCGTCGCCGACATCCAGCAGGCCGTGAACCGTGCCCGCGTCCAGCTGCCCGACTCCGTGGACCCGCAGGTCGTCGCCGGTTCGACGGACGACATACCGACCGTCGTCCTCGCCGTCACCTCGGACAAGGACCAGCAGGCGCTGGCCGACCAGCTCGACCGCACGGTCGTCCCGGCCCTCGAGGGCATCGAGGGCGTCGGCCAGGTCACCGTGGACGGGGTCCGGGAGATCCAGATCTCCGTCGTCCCGGACGACCGCGAGCTGGCGGCGGCCGGACTGAACACCGCCGCGCTCGCACAGGCCCTCCAGGCCGGTGGCGCCACCGTGCCGGGCGGCTCCTTCTCCGAAGGGGGCAAGAGCCGCACCATCCAGGTCGGCGGTGCCTTCACCTCGCTGGAGCAGATCGAGGACCTCCAGGTCGTCGCGAAGGACCCCGCGTCCGGTGAGGCGGGGAAGCCGGTCCGCGTCGGTGACGTCGCCACCGTGAAGCAGGAGTCCGCCACCGCGGTCTCCCTCACCCGGACGAACGGCAGGCCGAGCCTCGCCGTCATGGCGACGATGGACAAGGACGGCAGCGCCGTCGCCATCTCGGACGCCGTCCGGGACAAGCTCCCGGACCTGCGCAAGGACCTCGGTTCGGGCGCGGAGGTCACCGTGGTCTCGGACCAGGGACCCGCCGTCTCCAAGTCGATCTCCGGTCTGACCACCGAGGGTGCGCTCGGTCTGCTCTTCGCGGTCGTCGTGATCCTGGTCTTCCTGGCGTCGATCCGCTCCACGCTGGTGACCGCGGTGTCCATCCCGCTGTCCATCGTGCTCGCGCTGATCGTGCTCTGGACCCGTGACCTGTCGCTGAACATGCTGACCCTCGGCGCGCTGACCATCGCGATCGGCCGCGTCGTCGACGACTCGATCGTCGTCCTGGAGAACATCAAGCGGCACCTCGGCTACGGCGAGGAGCGTCAGTCGGCGATCATCACCGCGGTCAAGGAGGTGGCCGGGGCGATCACCTCGTCCACGCTCACCACCGTCGCGGTCTTCCTCCCCATCGGCCTGGTCGGCGGGATGGTCGGCCAGCTCTTCGGTTCGTTCTCGCTCACCGTCACGGCGGCCCTGCTGGCCTCCCTGCTGGTCTCCCTCACCGTGGTGCCGGTGCTGTCCTTCTGGTTCCTCCGTGTGCCCAAGGGCACCGCCGAGAACCCGGACGAGGCGCGCCGCCAGGCCGAGGAGAAGGAGGCGGCGAGCCGGCTCCAGCGGATGTACGTCCCGGTCCTGCGCTTCGCCACCCAGCGCCGTGTCGCGAGCATCGTCATCGCCTTCGCCGTGCTGTTCGGTACCTTCGGCATGGCGCCCCTGCTGAAGACGACGCTCTTCGAGGCGGGCGAACAGGAGGTCCTCACCCTCAAGCAGGAGCTGGACCCCGGCACGAGCCTGGGCGCGGCGGACGAGGCCGCGCGGAAGGTCGAGAAGGTGCTCGGTGCCGACAAGGGCATCGAGGACTACCAGGTCACCGTCGGCTCGTCCGGTTTCATGGCGGCCTTCGGCGGCGGCACGGGATCCAACCAGGCCTCCTACCAGATCACCCTCAAGGACGCGGCGGACTACGAGTCCGCCGAGAAGAGGATCGGCGCGGCACTCGGCGAGCTCGACGGCATCGGCGAGACCACGTTCGCCTCGGCCGGTGACTTCGGTTCCCAGGATCTGAGCGTCATCGTCAAGGCTGCCGACGCGGACGTCCTGAAGAAGGCGTCCGAGACGGTGCGCGGCGAGGTCGCCGAGCTCAAGGACGTCACCGACGTCCAGAGCGACCTGTCCCAGAGCGTCCCGCGGATCTCGGTCAAGGCCAACGACAAGGCGGCGGCCGCGGGCTTCGACCAGACAGCGCTCGGCGGGATCGTCGCGGGCGCGGTGCGCGGCACCCCGTCCGGCAAGGCGGTCCTGGACGACACCGAGCGCGACATCGTCATCAGGTCCTCGCGCCCGGCCACCACCATGGCCGAGCTCAAGGCCCTGCCGCTCGGCCCCGTGAAGCTCGGCGACATAGCCGACGTGGAACTGGTGCCGGGGCCCGTCTCGATGACCCGGATCGACGGTCAGCGCTCCGCCACGGTCACCGCCAAGCCGACCGTCGACGACACCGGCGCGGTCAGTACCGCGCTCCAGAAGAAGATCGACGCCCTGGACCTCCCCGACGGTGCCACCGCCACCATCGGTGGTGTCACCCAGGAGCAGGACGATGCCAACACGAAGCTGATGCTCGCCATGCTGGCGGCCGTCGCGATCGTCTTCATCCTGCTGGTCGCGACCTTCCGGTCGCTCATCCAGCCGCTGATCCTGCTGGTCTCCATCCCCTTCGCGGCGACGGGGGCCATCGGCCTCCTGGT
The DNA window shown above is from Streptomyces sp. Alt3 and carries:
- a CDS encoding PspA/IM30 family protein, giving the protein MKRMGMIFRAKANKALDRAEDPRETLDYSYQKQLELLQKVRRGVADVATSRKRLELQLNQLQGQSSKLEDQGRKALALGREDLAREALSRRAALQQQVTDLETQHRTLQGEEEKLTLAAQRLQAKVDAFRTKKETIKATYTAAQAQTRIGEAFSGISEEMGDVGLAIQRAEDKTQQLQARAGAIDELLASGALDDPSGTAKDDIAAELDRISGGTDVELELQRMKAELAGGSAGQQQAIEGGAEDAAPQSQQSPHKFDKQ
- the pspAA gene encoding PspA-associated protein PspAA, coding for MIVRIMGEGQVVLADSHVAELNKLDDILLAEMESGDGPGFRTTLHALLDKVRELGAPLPDDSLEPSELILPAPDATLEEVRSMLRDDGLIPG
- a CDS encoding response regulator, with the protein product MTPIKVLLADDQALLRSAFRVLVDSESDMQVVGEAADGAEAVALARSTRADVVLMDIRMPGTDGLTATRMISADPDLAGVRIVMLTTFEVDEYVVQSLRAGASGFLGKGAEPDELLNAIRVAAAGEALLSPVATKGLIASFLAQGGSAGEGPDGAEYSERLAALTGREREVLVQVAGGHSNDQIADRLVVSPLTVKTHVNRAMAKLGARDRAQLVVIAYESGLVRPRVE
- a CDS encoding efflux RND transporter permease subunit; protein product: MSWLSRFSLAQRALIGLISIVALVFGAIAIPQLKQQLLPTIELPMVSVLAPYQGASPDVVEKQVVEPLENAIKAVDGVEGITSTASEGNAVIMASFDFGDEGTKQLVADIQQAVNRARVQLPDSVDPQVVAGSTDDIPTVVLAVTSDKDQQALADQLDRTVVPALEGIEGVGQVTVDGVREIQISVVPDDRELAAAGLNTAALAQALQAGGATVPGGSFSEGGKSRTIQVGGAFTSLEQIEDLQVVAKDPASGEAGKPVRVGDVATVKQESATAVSLTRTNGRPSLAVMATMDKDGSAVAISDAVRDKLPDLRKDLGSGAEVTVVSDQGPAVSKSISGLTTEGALGLLFAVVVILVFLASIRSTLVTAVSIPLSIVLALIVLWTRDLSLNMLTLGALTIAIGRVVDDSIVVLENIKRHLGYGEERQSAIITAVKEVAGAITSSTLTTVAVFLPIGLVGGMVGQLFGSFSLTVTAALLASLLVSLTVVPVLSFWFLRVPKGTAENPDEARRQAEEKEAASRLQRMYVPVLRFATQRRVASIVIAFAVLFGTFGMAPLLKTTLFEAGEQEVLTLKQELDPGTSLGAADEAARKVEKVLGADKGIEDYQVTVGSSGFMAAFGGGTGSNQASYQITLKDAADYESAEKRIGAALGELDGIGETTFASAGDFGSQDLSVIVKAADADVLKKASETVRGEVAELKDVTDVQSDLSQSVPRISVKANDKAAAAGFDQTALGGIVAGAVRGTPSGKAVLDDTERDIVIRSSRPATTMAELKALPLGPVKLGDIADVELVPGPVSMTRIDGQRSATVTAKPTVDDTGAVSTALQKKIDALDLPDGATATIGGVTQEQDDANTKLMLAMLAAVAIVFILLVATFRSLIQPLILLVSIPFAATGAIGLLVVTGTPMGVPAMIGMLMLIGIVVTNAIVLIDLINQYRAQGMGVVEAVMEGGRHRLRPILMTALATIFALVPMALGVTGEGGFISQPLALVVIGGLVTSTLLTLLLVPTLYAMVELRKERRAAKKAARREAKSGGSDPETTEEATSGEPEPAKA
- a CDS encoding sensor histidine kinase; translated protein: MTTLGTGFVRPRRWLRGHPLAFDRGLAAAVLVCMICAAFAEPDPGHGPVFHARPPGPFSMLLMVLAAVALVLRRRRPVAVLAVTGLLSAVGFLLTDPPAPVVLSVVLALFTVASRTDRPTTWRAGLLTMLVLTMAAMVVGPTPWYSQENVGVLAWTGLACAAGDAVRSRRAFIDAIRERAERAERTREEEARRRVAEERLRIARDLHDVVAHHIALVNVQAGVAAHVMDKRPDQAKEALAHVREASRSALNELRATVGLLRQSGDPEAPTEPAPGLAVLDALVDTFRNAGLPVEVACTDPDSPLPAAADLAAYRIIQEALTNVRKHAGAGAKAEVSVVRVGGTAEITVIDDGGGQAPRRAPDDGGGHGLIGMRERVTALGGTLTAAPRYGGGFRVHAILPLTSRTHAPERPDTAGTTGGCA